A stretch of the Macaca mulatta isolate MMU2019108-1 chromosome 14, T2T-MMU8v2.0, whole genome shotgun sequence genome encodes the following:
- the RIN1 gene encoding ras and Rab interactor 1 isoform X2: MESPGESGTGPPGAPSPSSFTPGHLETEKPAQDPLYDVPNASGGQAGGPQRPGRVVSLRERLLLTRPVWLQLQANAAAALHVLRTEPPGTFLVRKSNTRQCQALCMRLPEASGPSFVSSHYILESPGGVSLEGSELMFPDLVQLICAYCHTRDILLLPLQLPRAIHRAATHKELEAISHLGIEFWSSSLNIKAQRGPAGGPVLPQLKARSPQELDQGTGAALCFFNPLFPGDLGPTKREKFKRSFKVRVSTETSSPLSPPAVPPPPVPVLPGAVPSQTERLPPCQLLRRESSVGYRVPAGGDPSLPPMPSLQEVDCGSPSSSEEEGAPGSRGSPATSPHLGRRRPLLRSMSAAFCSLLAPERQVGRAAAALMQDRHTAAGQLVQDLLTQVRAGPEPQELQGIRQALSRARAMLSVELGPEKLLPPKRLEMEQVRQKLLQLLRTYSPSAQVKRLLQACKLLYMALRTQEGEDAGADEFLPLLSLVLAHCDLPELLLEAEYMSELLEPSLLTGEGGYYLTSLSASLALLSGLGQAHTLPLSPSQELRRSLSLWEQRRLPATHCFQHLLRVAYQDPSSGCTSKTLAVPPEASIATLNQLCATKFRVTQPNTFGLFLYKDQGYHRLPPGALARRLPTTGYLVYRRAEWPETQEAATEEEGRGQSEARSRGEEQGCQGDEDAGVKASPRDTREESDTTAEGGQGRAREGPAQPGEPEAEGSRAAEE, encoded by the exons ATGGAAAGCCCTGGAGAGTCAGGCACGGGCCCTCCGGGAGCCCCCAGCCCATCCAGCTTCACTCCTGGGCACCTGGAGACAGAAAA GCCAGCCCAGGACCCACTGTATGACGTGCCCAATGCCAGCGGCGGGCAGGCAGGCGGGCCACAGCGGCCGGGACGCGTTGTGAGCCTGCGGGAGCGCCTGCTGCTCACCCGGCCTGTGTGGCTGCAGCTGCAAGCCAACGCAGCCGCGGCACTGCACGTGCTGAGGACCGAGCCCCCGGGG ACGTTCCTCGTGCGGAAATCTAACACCCGacagtgccaggccctgtgcatGCGACTGCCCGAAGCCAGCGGCCCCTCCTTCGTCTCCAGCCACTACATCCTGGAGAGCCCTGGCG GCGTCTCCTTGGAGGGCTCGGAGCTCATGTTCCCAGACCTAGTCCAGCTCATCTGTGCCTACTGCCACACCCG GGACATCCTTCTCCTCCCGCTGCAGCTCCCCAGAGCCATCCACCGTGCAGCCACCCACAAAGAGCTGGAGGCCATCTCCCATCTGGGCATTG AGTTCTGGAGCTCCTCCCTCAACATCAAGGCTCAGCGGGGCCCGGCTGGAGGCCCAGTGTTGCCCCAGCTGAAGGCCCGGTCCCCTCAAGAGCTGGACCAGGGCACCGGAGCCGCCTTGTGCTTCTTCAACCCCCTGTTCCCGGGGGACCTGGGGCCCACCAAGCGGGAGAAATTCAAGAGAAGCTTCAAAGTGCGCGTGTCCACAGAGACTTCCAGCCCCCTGTCTCCACCTGCCGTGCCGCCTCCCCCCGTCCCTGTGTTGCCAGGGGCAGTCCCCAGCCAGACAGAGCGGCTGCCCCCTTGCCAGTTGCTGCGGAGGGAGAGTTCAGTGGGGTACCGCGTGCCAGCAGGCGGTGACCCTAGCCTTCCGCCTATGCCCTCCCTCCAGGAGGTGGACTGCGGCTCCCCCAGCAGCTCCGAGGAGGAGGGGGCGCCAGGGTCCCGGGGGAGCCCAGCGACCTCACCCCACCTGGGCCGCCGGCGGCCTCTGCTTCGGTCCATGAGTGCCGCCTTCTGCTCCCTACTGGCGCCGGAGCGGCAGGTGGGCCGGGCCGCGGCGGCACTGATGCAGGACCGACACACAGCCGCAGGCCAGCTGGTGCAGGACCTACTGACCCAGGTGCGGGCCGGGCCTGAGCCCCAGGAGCTGCAGGGCATCCGTCAGGCACTGAGCCGGGCCCGGGCCATGCTGAGCGTGGAGCTGGGCCCTGAGAAGCTGCTGCCGCCTAAAAGGCTGG AGATGGAGCAGGTGCGCCAGAAGTTGCTGCAGCTGCTCCGCACCTACTCACCCAGCGCCCAGGTGAAGCGGCTCCTGCAGGCCTGCAAGCTGCTCTACATGGCCCTGAGGACCCAGGAGG GGGAGGACGCGGGTGCTGACGAGTTCCTGCCTCTGCTGAGCCTCGTCTTGGCCCACTGTGACCTTCCTGAGCTGCTGCTGGAGGCCGAGTACATGTCAGAGCTGCTGGAGCCCAGCCTGCTCACCGGAGAGG GTGGCTACTACCTGACCAGCCTGTCTGCCAGCCTGGCCTTGCTGAGTGGCCTGGGTCAGGCCCACaccctcccactgagtccctcgcAGGAGCTACGGCGCTCCCTCAGCCTCTGGGAGCAGCGCCGCCTGCCTGCCACCCACTGCTTCCAG CACCTCCTCCGAGTAGCCTATCAGGATCCCAGCAGTGGCTGCACCTCCAAGACCCTGGCCGTGCCCCCAGAGGCCTCGATCGCCACCCTGAACCAGCTCTGTGCCACCAAGTTCCGAGTGACGCAGCCCAACACTTTTGGCCTCTTCCTGTACAAGGACCAGGGCTACCACCGCCTGCCCCCTGGAGCCCTGGCCCGCAGGCTGCCCACCACTGGCTACCTTGTCTACCGCCGGGCAGAgtggcctgagacccaggaggcTGCAACAGAggaggagggcagagggcagTCAGAGGCAaggagcagaggggaggagcAAGGGTGCCAGGGAGATGAGGACGCTGGGGTCAAAGCCAGCCCCAGGGACACTCGGGAAGAGTCTGACACAACTGCTGAAGGGGGCCAGGGTCGAGCCCGTGAAGGCCCTGCTCAGCCAGGGGAGCCAGAGGCAGAGGGAAGCCGGGCAGCAGAGGAGTAG
- the RIN1 gene encoding ras and Rab interactor 1 isoform X5 — protein sequence MRLPEASGPSFVSSHYILESPGGVSLEGSELMFPDLVQLICAYCHTRDILLLPLQLPRAIHRAATHKELEAISHLGIEFWSSSLNIKAQRGPAGGPVLPQLKARSPQELDQGTGAALCFFNPLFPGDLGPTKREKFKRSFKVRVSTETSSPLSPPAVPPPPVPVLPGAVPSQTERLPPCQLLRRESSVGYRVPAGGDPSLPPMPSLQEVDCGSPSSSEEEGAPGSRGSPATSPHLGRRRPLLRSMSAAFCSLLAPERQVGRAAAALMQDRHTAAGQLVQDLLTQVRAGPEPQELQGIRQALSRARAMLSVELGPEKLLPPKRLEMEQVRQKLLQLLRTYSPSAQVKRLLQACKLLYMALRTQEGEDAGADEFLPLLSLVLAHCDLPELLLEAEYMSELLEPSLLTGEGGYYLTSLSASLALLSGLGQAHTLPLSPSQELRRSLSLWEQRRLPATHCFQHLLRVAYQDPSSGCTSKTLAVPPEASIATLNQLCATKFRVTQPNTFGLFLYKDQGYHRLPPGALARRLPTTGYLVYRRAEWPETQEAATEEEGRGQSEARSRGEEQGCQGDEDAGVKASPRDTREESDTTAEGGQGRAREGPAQPGEPEAEGSRAAEE from the exons atGCGACTGCCCGAAGCCAGCGGCCCCTCCTTCGTCTCCAGCCACTACATCCTGGAGAGCCCTGGCG GCGTCTCCTTGGAGGGCTCGGAGCTCATGTTCCCAGACCTAGTCCAGCTCATCTGTGCCTACTGCCACACCCG GGACATCCTTCTCCTCCCGCTGCAGCTCCCCAGAGCCATCCACCGTGCAGCCACCCACAAAGAGCTGGAGGCCATCTCCCATCTGGGCATTG AGTTCTGGAGCTCCTCCCTCAACATCAAGGCTCAGCGGGGCCCGGCTGGAGGCCCAGTGTTGCCCCAGCTGAAGGCCCGGTCCCCTCAAGAGCTGGACCAGGGCACCGGAGCCGCCTTGTGCTTCTTCAACCCCCTGTTCCCGGGGGACCTGGGGCCCACCAAGCGGGAGAAATTCAAGAGAAGCTTCAAAGTGCGCGTGTCCACAGAGACTTCCAGCCCCCTGTCTCCACCTGCCGTGCCGCCTCCCCCCGTCCCTGTGTTGCCAGGGGCAGTCCCCAGCCAGACAGAGCGGCTGCCCCCTTGCCAGTTGCTGCGGAGGGAGAGTTCAGTGGGGTACCGCGTGCCAGCAGGCGGTGACCCTAGCCTTCCGCCTATGCCCTCCCTCCAGGAGGTGGACTGCGGCTCCCCCAGCAGCTCCGAGGAGGAGGGGGCGCCAGGGTCCCGGGGGAGCCCAGCGACCTCACCCCACCTGGGCCGCCGGCGGCCTCTGCTTCGGTCCATGAGTGCCGCCTTCTGCTCCCTACTGGCGCCGGAGCGGCAGGTGGGCCGGGCCGCGGCGGCACTGATGCAGGACCGACACACAGCCGCAGGCCAGCTGGTGCAGGACCTACTGACCCAGGTGCGGGCCGGGCCTGAGCCCCAGGAGCTGCAGGGCATCCGTCAGGCACTGAGCCGGGCCCGGGCCATGCTGAGCGTGGAGCTGGGCCCTGAGAAGCTGCTGCCGCCTAAAAGGCTGG AGATGGAGCAGGTGCGCCAGAAGTTGCTGCAGCTGCTCCGCACCTACTCACCCAGCGCCCAGGTGAAGCGGCTCCTGCAGGCCTGCAAGCTGCTCTACATGGCCCTGAGGACCCAGGAGG GGGAGGACGCGGGTGCTGACGAGTTCCTGCCTCTGCTGAGCCTCGTCTTGGCCCACTGTGACCTTCCTGAGCTGCTGCTGGAGGCCGAGTACATGTCAGAGCTGCTGGAGCCCAGCCTGCTCACCGGAGAGG GTGGCTACTACCTGACCAGCCTGTCTGCCAGCCTGGCCTTGCTGAGTGGCCTGGGTCAGGCCCACaccctcccactgagtccctcgcAGGAGCTACGGCGCTCCCTCAGCCTCTGGGAGCAGCGCCGCCTGCCTGCCACCCACTGCTTCCAG CACCTCCTCCGAGTAGCCTATCAGGATCCCAGCAGTGGCTGCACCTCCAAGACCCTGGCCGTGCCCCCAGAGGCCTCGATCGCCACCCTGAACCAGCTCTGTGCCACCAAGTTCCGAGTGACGCAGCCCAACACTTTTGGCCTCTTCCTGTACAAGGACCAGGGCTACCACCGCCTGCCCCCTGGAGCCCTGGCCCGCAGGCTGCCCACCACTGGCTACCTTGTCTACCGCCGGGCAGAgtggcctgagacccaggaggcTGCAACAGAggaggagggcagagggcagTCAGAGGCAaggagcagaggggaggagcAAGGGTGCCAGGGAGATGAGGACGCTGGGGTCAAAGCCAGCCCCAGGGACACTCGGGAAGAGTCTGACACAACTGCTGAAGGGGGCCAGGGTCGAGCCCGTGAAGGCCCTGCTCAGCCAGGGGAGCCAGAGGCAGAGGGAAGCCGGGCAGCAGAGGAGTAG
- the RIN1 gene encoding ras and Rab interactor 1 isoform X1 translates to MESPGESGTGPPGAPSPSSFTPGHLETEKPAQDPLYDVPNASGGQAGGPQRPGRVVSLRERLLLTRPVWLQLQANAAAALHVLRTEPPGTFLVRKSNTRQCQALCMRLPEASGPSFVSSHYILESPGGVSLEGSELMFPDLVQLICAYCHTRDILLLPLQLPRAIHRAATHKELEAISHLGIEFWSSSLNIKAQRGPAGGPVLPQLKARSPQELDQGTGAALCFFNPLFPGDLGPTKREKFKRSFKVRVSTETSSPLSPPAVPPPPVPVLPGAVPSQTERLPPCQLLRRESSVGYRVPAGGDPSLPPMPSLQEVDCGSPSSSEEEGAPGSRGSPATSPHLGRRRPLLRSMSAAFCSLLAPERQVGRAAAALMQDRHTAAGQLVQDLLTQVRAGPEPQELQGIRQALSRARAMLSVELGPEKLLPPKRLEHVLEKSLHRSVLKPLRPILAARVRRRLAADGSLGRLAEGLRLARAQGPGAFGSHLSLPSPVEMEQVRQKLLQLLRTYSPSAQVKRLLQACKLLYMALRTQEGEDAGADEFLPLLSLVLAHCDLPELLLEAEYMSELLEPSLLTGEGGYYLTSLSASLALLSGLGQAHTLPLSPSQELRRSLSLWEQRRLPATHCFQHLLRVAYQDPSSGCTSKTLAVPPEASIATLNQLCATKFRVTQPNTFGLFLYKDQGYHRLPPGALARRLPTTGYLVYRRAEWPETQEAATEEEGRGQSEARSRGEEQGCQGDEDAGVKASPRDTREESDTTAEGGQGRAREGPAQPGEPEAEGSRAAEE, encoded by the exons ATGGAAAGCCCTGGAGAGTCAGGCACGGGCCCTCCGGGAGCCCCCAGCCCATCCAGCTTCACTCCTGGGCACCTGGAGACAGAAAA GCCAGCCCAGGACCCACTGTATGACGTGCCCAATGCCAGCGGCGGGCAGGCAGGCGGGCCACAGCGGCCGGGACGCGTTGTGAGCCTGCGGGAGCGCCTGCTGCTCACCCGGCCTGTGTGGCTGCAGCTGCAAGCCAACGCAGCCGCGGCACTGCACGTGCTGAGGACCGAGCCCCCGGGG ACGTTCCTCGTGCGGAAATCTAACACCCGacagtgccaggccctgtgcatGCGACTGCCCGAAGCCAGCGGCCCCTCCTTCGTCTCCAGCCACTACATCCTGGAGAGCCCTGGCG GCGTCTCCTTGGAGGGCTCGGAGCTCATGTTCCCAGACCTAGTCCAGCTCATCTGTGCCTACTGCCACACCCG GGACATCCTTCTCCTCCCGCTGCAGCTCCCCAGAGCCATCCACCGTGCAGCCACCCACAAAGAGCTGGAGGCCATCTCCCATCTGGGCATTG AGTTCTGGAGCTCCTCCCTCAACATCAAGGCTCAGCGGGGCCCGGCTGGAGGCCCAGTGTTGCCCCAGCTGAAGGCCCGGTCCCCTCAAGAGCTGGACCAGGGCACCGGAGCCGCCTTGTGCTTCTTCAACCCCCTGTTCCCGGGGGACCTGGGGCCCACCAAGCGGGAGAAATTCAAGAGAAGCTTCAAAGTGCGCGTGTCCACAGAGACTTCCAGCCCCCTGTCTCCACCTGCCGTGCCGCCTCCCCCCGTCCCTGTGTTGCCAGGGGCAGTCCCCAGCCAGACAGAGCGGCTGCCCCCTTGCCAGTTGCTGCGGAGGGAGAGTTCAGTGGGGTACCGCGTGCCAGCAGGCGGTGACCCTAGCCTTCCGCCTATGCCCTCCCTCCAGGAGGTGGACTGCGGCTCCCCCAGCAGCTCCGAGGAGGAGGGGGCGCCAGGGTCCCGGGGGAGCCCAGCGACCTCACCCCACCTGGGCCGCCGGCGGCCTCTGCTTCGGTCCATGAGTGCCGCCTTCTGCTCCCTACTGGCGCCGGAGCGGCAGGTGGGCCGGGCCGCGGCGGCACTGATGCAGGACCGACACACAGCCGCAGGCCAGCTGGTGCAGGACCTACTGACCCAGGTGCGGGCCGGGCCTGAGCCCCAGGAGCTGCAGGGCATCCGTCAGGCACTGAGCCGGGCCCGGGCCATGCTGAGCGTGGAGCTGGGCCCTGAGAAGCTGCTGCCGCCTAAAAGGCTGG AACATGTCCTGGAGAAGTCATTGCATCGCTCTGTGCTCAAGCCTCTCCGGCCCATCCTGGCAGCCCGCGTGCGGCGCCGGCTTGCCGCAGACGGCTCCCTGGGCCGCCTAGCTGAGGGCCTCCGCCTGGCCCGGGCCCAGGGTCCCGGAGCTTTTGGGTCCCACCTGAGCCTGCCCTCCCCAGTAGAGATGGAGCAGGTGCGCCAGAAGTTGCTGCAGCTGCTCCGCACCTACTCACCCAGCGCCCAGGTGAAGCGGCTCCTGCAGGCCTGCAAGCTGCTCTACATGGCCCTGAGGACCCAGGAGG GGGAGGACGCGGGTGCTGACGAGTTCCTGCCTCTGCTGAGCCTCGTCTTGGCCCACTGTGACCTTCCTGAGCTGCTGCTGGAGGCCGAGTACATGTCAGAGCTGCTGGAGCCCAGCCTGCTCACCGGAGAGG GTGGCTACTACCTGACCAGCCTGTCTGCCAGCCTGGCCTTGCTGAGTGGCCTGGGTCAGGCCCACaccctcccactgagtccctcgcAGGAGCTACGGCGCTCCCTCAGCCTCTGGGAGCAGCGCCGCCTGCCTGCCACCCACTGCTTCCAG CACCTCCTCCGAGTAGCCTATCAGGATCCCAGCAGTGGCTGCACCTCCAAGACCCTGGCCGTGCCCCCAGAGGCCTCGATCGCCACCCTGAACCAGCTCTGTGCCACCAAGTTCCGAGTGACGCAGCCCAACACTTTTGGCCTCTTCCTGTACAAGGACCAGGGCTACCACCGCCTGCCCCCTGGAGCCCTGGCCCGCAGGCTGCCCACCACTGGCTACCTTGTCTACCGCCGGGCAGAgtggcctgagacccaggaggcTGCAACAGAggaggagggcagagggcagTCAGAGGCAaggagcagaggggaggagcAAGGGTGCCAGGGAGATGAGGACGCTGGGGTCAAAGCCAGCCCCAGGGACACTCGGGAAGAGTCTGACACAACTGCTGAAGGGGGCCAGGGTCGAGCCCGTGAAGGCCCTGCTCAGCCAGGGGAGCCAGAGGCAGAGGGAAGCCGGGCAGCAGAGGAGTAG
- the RIN1 gene encoding ras and Rab interactor 1 isoform X4: protein MRLPEASGPSFVSSHYILESPGGVSLEGSELMFPDLVQLICAYCHTRDILLLPLQLPRAIHRAATHKELEAISHLGIEFWSSSLNIKAQRGPAGGPVLPQLKARSPQELDQGTGAALCFFNPLFPGDLGPTKREKFKRSFKVRVSTETSSPLSPPAVPPPPVPVLPGAVPSQTERLPPCQLLRRESSVGYRVPAGGDPSLPPMPSLQEVDCGSPSSSEEEGAPGSRGSPATSPHLGRRRPLLRSMSAAFCSLLAPERQVGRAAAALMQDRHTAAGQLVQDLLTQVRAGPEPQELQGIRQALSRARAMLSVELGPEKLLPPKRLVEMEQVRQKLLQLLRTYSPSAQVKRLLQACKLLYMALRTQEGEDAGADEFLPLLSLVLAHCDLPELLLEAEYMSELLEPSLLTGEGGYYLTSLSASLALLSGLGQAHTLPLSPSQELRRSLSLWEQRRLPATHCFQHLLRVAYQDPSSGCTSKTLAVPPEASIATLNQLCATKFRVTQPNTFGLFLYKDQGYHRLPPGALARRLPTTGYLVYRRAEWPETQEAATEEEGRGQSEARSRGEEQGCQGDEDAGVKASPRDTREESDTTAEGGQGRAREGPAQPGEPEAEGSRAAEE, encoded by the exons atGCGACTGCCCGAAGCCAGCGGCCCCTCCTTCGTCTCCAGCCACTACATCCTGGAGAGCCCTGGCG GCGTCTCCTTGGAGGGCTCGGAGCTCATGTTCCCAGACCTAGTCCAGCTCATCTGTGCCTACTGCCACACCCG GGACATCCTTCTCCTCCCGCTGCAGCTCCCCAGAGCCATCCACCGTGCAGCCACCCACAAAGAGCTGGAGGCCATCTCCCATCTGGGCATTG AGTTCTGGAGCTCCTCCCTCAACATCAAGGCTCAGCGGGGCCCGGCTGGAGGCCCAGTGTTGCCCCAGCTGAAGGCCCGGTCCCCTCAAGAGCTGGACCAGGGCACCGGAGCCGCCTTGTGCTTCTTCAACCCCCTGTTCCCGGGGGACCTGGGGCCCACCAAGCGGGAGAAATTCAAGAGAAGCTTCAAAGTGCGCGTGTCCACAGAGACTTCCAGCCCCCTGTCTCCACCTGCCGTGCCGCCTCCCCCCGTCCCTGTGTTGCCAGGGGCAGTCCCCAGCCAGACAGAGCGGCTGCCCCCTTGCCAGTTGCTGCGGAGGGAGAGTTCAGTGGGGTACCGCGTGCCAGCAGGCGGTGACCCTAGCCTTCCGCCTATGCCCTCCCTCCAGGAGGTGGACTGCGGCTCCCCCAGCAGCTCCGAGGAGGAGGGGGCGCCAGGGTCCCGGGGGAGCCCAGCGACCTCACCCCACCTGGGCCGCCGGCGGCCTCTGCTTCGGTCCATGAGTGCCGCCTTCTGCTCCCTACTGGCGCCGGAGCGGCAGGTGGGCCGGGCCGCGGCGGCACTGATGCAGGACCGACACACAGCCGCAGGCCAGCTGGTGCAGGACCTACTGACCCAGGTGCGGGCCGGGCCTGAGCCCCAGGAGCTGCAGGGCATCCGTCAGGCACTGAGCCGGGCCCGGGCCATGCTGAGCGTGGAGCTGGGCCCTGAGAAGCTGCTGCCGCCTAAAAGGCTGG TAGAGATGGAGCAGGTGCGCCAGAAGTTGCTGCAGCTGCTCCGCACCTACTCACCCAGCGCCCAGGTGAAGCGGCTCCTGCAGGCCTGCAAGCTGCTCTACATGGCCCTGAGGACCCAGGAGG GGGAGGACGCGGGTGCTGACGAGTTCCTGCCTCTGCTGAGCCTCGTCTTGGCCCACTGTGACCTTCCTGAGCTGCTGCTGGAGGCCGAGTACATGTCAGAGCTGCTGGAGCCCAGCCTGCTCACCGGAGAGG GTGGCTACTACCTGACCAGCCTGTCTGCCAGCCTGGCCTTGCTGAGTGGCCTGGGTCAGGCCCACaccctcccactgagtccctcgcAGGAGCTACGGCGCTCCCTCAGCCTCTGGGAGCAGCGCCGCCTGCCTGCCACCCACTGCTTCCAG CACCTCCTCCGAGTAGCCTATCAGGATCCCAGCAGTGGCTGCACCTCCAAGACCCTGGCCGTGCCCCCAGAGGCCTCGATCGCCACCCTGAACCAGCTCTGTGCCACCAAGTTCCGAGTGACGCAGCCCAACACTTTTGGCCTCTTCCTGTACAAGGACCAGGGCTACCACCGCCTGCCCCCTGGAGCCCTGGCCCGCAGGCTGCCCACCACTGGCTACCTTGTCTACCGCCGGGCAGAgtggcctgagacccaggaggcTGCAACAGAggaggagggcagagggcagTCAGAGGCAaggagcagaggggaggagcAAGGGTGCCAGGGAGATGAGGACGCTGGGGTCAAAGCCAGCCCCAGGGACACTCGGGAAGAGTCTGACACAACTGCTGAAGGGGGCCAGGGTCGAGCCCGTGAAGGCCCTGCTCAGCCAGGGGAGCCAGAGGCAGAGGGAAGCCGGGCAGCAGAGGAGTAG
- the RIN1 gene encoding ras and Rab interactor 1 isoform X3 — MRLPEASGPSFVSSHYILESPGGVSLEGSELMFPDLVQLICAYCHTRDILLLPLQLPRAIHRAATHKELEAISHLGIEFWSSSLNIKAQRGPAGGPVLPQLKARSPQELDQGTGAALCFFNPLFPGDLGPTKREKFKRSFKVRVSTETSSPLSPPAVPPPPVPVLPGAVPSQTERLPPCQLLRRESSVGYRVPAGGDPSLPPMPSLQEVDCGSPSSSEEEGAPGSRGSPATSPHLGRRRPLLRSMSAAFCSLLAPERQVGRAAAALMQDRHTAAGQLVQDLLTQVRAGPEPQELQGIRQALSRARAMLSVELGPEKLLPPKRLEHVLEKSLHRSVLKPLRPILAARVRRRLAADGSLGRLAEGLRLARAQGPGAFGSHLSLPSPVEMEQVRQKLLQLLRTYSPSAQVKRLLQACKLLYMALRTQEGEDAGADEFLPLLSLVLAHCDLPELLLEAEYMSELLEPSLLTGEGGYYLTSLSASLALLSGLGQAHTLPLSPSQELRRSLSLWEQRRLPATHCFQHLLRVAYQDPSSGCTSKTLAVPPEASIATLNQLCATKFRVTQPNTFGLFLYKDQGYHRLPPGALARRLPTTGYLVYRRAEWPETQEAATEEEGRGQSEARSRGEEQGCQGDEDAGVKASPRDTREESDTTAEGGQGRAREGPAQPGEPEAEGSRAAEE, encoded by the exons atGCGACTGCCCGAAGCCAGCGGCCCCTCCTTCGTCTCCAGCCACTACATCCTGGAGAGCCCTGGCG GCGTCTCCTTGGAGGGCTCGGAGCTCATGTTCCCAGACCTAGTCCAGCTCATCTGTGCCTACTGCCACACCCG GGACATCCTTCTCCTCCCGCTGCAGCTCCCCAGAGCCATCCACCGTGCAGCCACCCACAAAGAGCTGGAGGCCATCTCCCATCTGGGCATTG AGTTCTGGAGCTCCTCCCTCAACATCAAGGCTCAGCGGGGCCCGGCTGGAGGCCCAGTGTTGCCCCAGCTGAAGGCCCGGTCCCCTCAAGAGCTGGACCAGGGCACCGGAGCCGCCTTGTGCTTCTTCAACCCCCTGTTCCCGGGGGACCTGGGGCCCACCAAGCGGGAGAAATTCAAGAGAAGCTTCAAAGTGCGCGTGTCCACAGAGACTTCCAGCCCCCTGTCTCCACCTGCCGTGCCGCCTCCCCCCGTCCCTGTGTTGCCAGGGGCAGTCCCCAGCCAGACAGAGCGGCTGCCCCCTTGCCAGTTGCTGCGGAGGGAGAGTTCAGTGGGGTACCGCGTGCCAGCAGGCGGTGACCCTAGCCTTCCGCCTATGCCCTCCCTCCAGGAGGTGGACTGCGGCTCCCCCAGCAGCTCCGAGGAGGAGGGGGCGCCAGGGTCCCGGGGGAGCCCAGCGACCTCACCCCACCTGGGCCGCCGGCGGCCTCTGCTTCGGTCCATGAGTGCCGCCTTCTGCTCCCTACTGGCGCCGGAGCGGCAGGTGGGCCGGGCCGCGGCGGCACTGATGCAGGACCGACACACAGCCGCAGGCCAGCTGGTGCAGGACCTACTGACCCAGGTGCGGGCCGGGCCTGAGCCCCAGGAGCTGCAGGGCATCCGTCAGGCACTGAGCCGGGCCCGGGCCATGCTGAGCGTGGAGCTGGGCCCTGAGAAGCTGCTGCCGCCTAAAAGGCTGG AACATGTCCTGGAGAAGTCATTGCATCGCTCTGTGCTCAAGCCTCTCCGGCCCATCCTGGCAGCCCGCGTGCGGCGCCGGCTTGCCGCAGACGGCTCCCTGGGCCGCCTAGCTGAGGGCCTCCGCCTGGCCCGGGCCCAGGGTCCCGGAGCTTTTGGGTCCCACCTGAGCCTGCCCTCCCCAGTAGAGATGGAGCAGGTGCGCCAGAAGTTGCTGCAGCTGCTCCGCACCTACTCACCCAGCGCCCAGGTGAAGCGGCTCCTGCAGGCCTGCAAGCTGCTCTACATGGCCCTGAGGACCCAGGAGG GGGAGGACGCGGGTGCTGACGAGTTCCTGCCTCTGCTGAGCCTCGTCTTGGCCCACTGTGACCTTCCTGAGCTGCTGCTGGAGGCCGAGTACATGTCAGAGCTGCTGGAGCCCAGCCTGCTCACCGGAGAGG GTGGCTACTACCTGACCAGCCTGTCTGCCAGCCTGGCCTTGCTGAGTGGCCTGGGTCAGGCCCACaccctcccactgagtccctcgcAGGAGCTACGGCGCTCCCTCAGCCTCTGGGAGCAGCGCCGCCTGCCTGCCACCCACTGCTTCCAG CACCTCCTCCGAGTAGCCTATCAGGATCCCAGCAGTGGCTGCACCTCCAAGACCCTGGCCGTGCCCCCAGAGGCCTCGATCGCCACCCTGAACCAGCTCTGTGCCACCAAGTTCCGAGTGACGCAGCCCAACACTTTTGGCCTCTTCCTGTACAAGGACCAGGGCTACCACCGCCTGCCCCCTGGAGCCCTGGCCCGCAGGCTGCCCACCACTGGCTACCTTGTCTACCGCCGGGCAGAgtggcctgagacccaggaggcTGCAACAGAggaggagggcagagggcagTCAGAGGCAaggagcagaggggaggagcAAGGGTGCCAGGGAGATGAGGACGCTGGGGTCAAAGCCAGCCCCAGGGACACTCGGGAAGAGTCTGACACAACTGCTGAAGGGGGCCAGGGTCGAGCCCGTGAAGGCCCTGCTCAGCCAGGGGAGCCAGAGGCAGAGGGAAGCCGGGCAGCAGAGGAGTAG